In the genome of Pseudonocardia cypriaca, the window GCGAGTGGCGCGACGACCGGCACCTGCGGTGCGGCAGTCCTTCGGTGGCCGTGATCCCTCCGCCCATGATCCACACCAGCGAGGCCGTGGGCTCTGGGACCAACCAGCTGATCGACATCTTCTGTCCGCCGCGTCTGGACTTCTCCCGGACGCCGGGCCGAGTGCTCAACGAAGACACCTACCCGCTCCCCACCCAGTAAGTGGAAGGTTCCATCGTGAAGACCAGACGAACGATGCAGTTCGTGAGTGGTGCGGTCGCCGTCCTGTGCGCGGCCGTAACGCTGAGTGCGTGCGGTTCCGACAGCGGATCCGACGACTCGGCCGAGTCCGGCGAGCTGACGTCGGTGAACTTCGCGATGGCGTCCCCCAGCTGGAACGCCGGCTTTGCGGTCATGGCCGTCGTGGAGGCCGAGGGCTTCTACGAGGAGGAGGGTCTGAAGGTCACGACCAACCTGTTCCCGTCGGCCACCCAGGCAGCGCAGCAGGTCGCCGGCGGCGGAGCCGACCTCGGCCTCATGACGGTCGAGCCCGTGGCCATCGGCCACGACAAGGACCTGAACCTGGCCTATTTCGGCTCCTACTGGCCGAAGTGGATCTACAGCCTGCAGGTGCCGGCCGGTTCGGCCGTGAAGAGCATCGCCGACCTGAAGGGTAAGAAGATCGGCGTCACCGCGGTCGCGAGCTCCGGCGCAACATTCGCCCGGACCGCGATAAAGCTCAACGGGATGGACGAGAACGCGGCCAGCCTGGTGCCGATCGGTGCCGGCGCCCAGCAGATCAACGCCATCAAGAGCGGACAGGTCGATGCGTTGGCACTCTGGGACATCCAGTACCAGGCCGTCAAGAACGCCGGCGTCACCCTGACGCCGCTTCCGATCAAGGAGACGGCGGACGCGTGGGGCGGCGGCTTCGCTACGACCCGGAAGAACCTCGACGCCAAGAAGGACGTCCTCGAACGGTTCGGTCGTGCGGTGGCGAAGGCGTTCGTCTTCGCCAAGGCCAACCCCGAGGCCGCGATCCGCGACCTGTGGAAGCTCCACCCGGAGACCCGCGGGTCCGACCCGGAGGAGAAAGCGCTGGCTGACGGGATCAAGGTCCTCCAGGTCCGTCTGGACGGACAGGGCTTCGACGACAAGACCCTGGGCCGGATCGACGACGCTGCGTTCACCCGTTCGCTCGACTTCATGGCCTCGGCCGGACTGATCAAGAAGTTCCCGGCGAAGGACATCTACACCGACGAGATGTTCACGGCGTTCAACAACTTCTCCTACGACGACGTCATCAAGCGAGCAGAGAGCGCCGGCTGAATGCGGCTGGGGGTCGCGCTCGACCTGAGCTCCCAGGAGCCGGTCCGCGCACAGGTGGATCGCACGGTCACGATGCTCGCCCGCGCGGAGCAGCACGGTTTCGACTCCACGTGGGTAGGGGAGAGCTACCACGCGGCCCCTCAGCCGTTCCACCTCCCGTCCGCCCTGGTGGTCCTGGGACATCTGGCCGGACGGACGTCCCTGGCGCTGGGATCAGCGGTGCTGCTCCTGCGCGCGTACAGTCCGGAGAAGCTGGCCTACGAGGCCGCGCTGCTCGACCAGCTGTGCGGCGGGAAGCTCACCCTCGGCCTCGGGCTCGGCGGCCCGGAGGTCGCCCAACGGGCCGGGCTGCCCGCGTCAGGTCCGGCCGGCGCGGCCTTCGACGCCACGCTGAGATTGCTGCGCGACGCCTGGTCCGCCGACGCGAGTACCGGTTCGCCCGTGGCGATCCCACCCCCGGTGCGGCGCGGCGGGCCGCGGATCCTGGTGGGCGGCAAGTTGGCCGCCTCGGCCCGTCGTGCCGCGACGCTCGCCGACGGATTCTACGGCGCGACGAACTACTGCGACGACCTGTTGATCAAGCAGTCGGCCGCCTACTGGTCGTGTCGCGGCGGACGGCCGGTCGGGACGGGTGGAGTCGTCGCCACCACCAGGTTCTGCGTCGTCCACGAGAATGCCGCCACTGCCCGCGAGCTCGCCGCGCGCCACCTGAAGGCCGCGACCGACTACTACACCGAGCGGGGCTCATGGATGGGTGCGGACGGCCCTGCTGAGCTCGAGCTCCCCATGGTGGGCACGCCCGACGAGATCGACGCGACGATCGCCCGGTACGTCCGGGCGGGGGTCACGTCCGTCCAGCTGCGGGTCGCCCCGTTCGGCACGCCGCGGGACGTCACCCGCCACACGCTCGACCTCGTCGGGCGGCACGTCCTACCGAACTGGCACGACACGACGCCTCCGGATAGGGGGCAGGAAGTGGAGACAACGCGGTGAGCAACTCATTCGTGTACGCGTCGGTCCGGACCCCGTTCGGTCGCTTCAACGGAGCCTTGGCCGACACGAGGACCGACGATCTGGCCGCGACCGCGCTGAAGGCACTTCTCGACCGCTCGCCGGACCTGGACCCCAGCCAGGTCGGCGACGTGTTCTGGGGCAACGCCAACGGCGCCGGCGAGGACAATCGCAACGTTGGCCGGATGGCCGTGCTGCTCGCGGGCATGCCCGTCTCGGTGACCGCCACCACGGTGAACCGGCTCTGCGGCTCGTCGCTGGACGCCGCCATGATGGCCGCACGCATGATCGAGGTCGACGACGCGGAGATCGCGATCGCCGGAGGCGTGGAGTCGATGACGCGGGCGCCATGGGTCCTGCCGAAGCCGTCGCGCCGGTTCCCGGCAGGCGACGTCACCGCCGTCTCCACGACGCTGGGCTGGCGTCTGGTGAACGAGCGGATGCCCGCCGAGTGGACGGCCTCGCTGGGCGAGTGCAACGAACAGCTGCAGGAGAAGTTCTCGATCTCGCGCGAGCGGCAGGACGAGTTCGGCGCTCGCTCGCACCGCCTCGCGGCGGAGGCGTGGGAGAAGGGCTTCTACGACGCCCTCGTGGTGCCCGTCCCCGGCACCGACCTGGTCCGGGACGAGAGCATCCGTGCCGACACCTCGCTCGAGGCGCTGGCCGGGCTGAAGCCGGCGTTCCGGCCCGACGGGACGATCACCGCCGGCAACTGCTCACCGTTGAACGACGGCGCGAGCGCGGTCCTGCTGGGCTCGGCGAGCGCGGCCGCGGCCATCGGTCGTGACCCGGTCGCGCGGATCGCCGGTCGCGGCTGGGCGGCGCTGGAGCCGCAGCAGTTCGGCTACGCCCCGGTCGAGGCCGGCAACGACGCGCTCGAGCGGGCGGGCATCACCTGGGACGACATCGGCGCCGTCGAGCTGAACGAGGCGTTCGCCGTCCAGTCGATCGCCTGTGTCGACGCCTGGCTCGAGCTCGGGCTGCGGGACGCCGAGGTCGTCAACGCCAAGGGCGGGGCGATCGCCATCGGGCACCCACTGGGTGCCTCGGGCGGGCGCATTCTCGGGACCCTCGCGGCGCGGCTCGTGGAGTCCGGCGAACGATGGGGCGTGGCAGCCATCTGCATCGGTGTGGGTCAAGGCTTGGCGGTCGTGCTGGAGAACGTCGCATGACGCTGCTCTGCACCTCTGCCGACGAGGCGGTCAGCGGCATCGCCGACGGCTCGACGGTGCTGGTCGGCGGCTTCGGCACGGCCGGCATGCCGTTCGACCTGATCGACGCGTTGATCCGGCAGGGAGCGCGAGACCTCACCGTCGTGTCGAACAACGCGGGCAACGGGGACACCGGGCTCGCGGCGCTGCTCGCGGCCGGGCAGGTGAGCAAGATCGTGTGCTCGTTCCCCCGGCAGACGGACTCCTGGGTCTTCGACGAGCTGTACCGCAGCGGGAAGATCGAGCTCGAGGTCGCGCCGCAGGGGAACCTGGCCGAGCGCATGCGCGCCGCCGGAGCCGGGATCGGCGGGTTCTACACCCGCACCGGAGTCGGGACCCTCCTCGCGGAGGGAAAGGAGACCCGCGAGATCGACGGCCGCACGTACGTCCTCGAGCTGCCCATCGCCGGCGACGTCGCGCTTATCAGCGCCCACACCGCAGACACCCTCGGGAACCTCGTCTACCGCAAGACGGCACGCAACTTCGCTCCCGTCATGGCGACGGCCGCGACGACCACCGTCGTGCAGGTGCAGCACGTCGTCGAGCCCGGAGCGCTCGATCCCGAGGCCGTGGTCACCCCAGGCATCTACGTCCACCGGATCGTGCAGGTGCCGTCATGAGCGTGGTGTCTCCGAGCATCGTCGAGCACACCGACCGTGGCCCGCTCGGACGGGACGAGATGGCCCGGGTGCTCGCGGGCGACATTCCCCGCCGGGCGTACGTCAACCTCGGCATAGGTCAGCCCACGACCGTCGGCGACCACCTCCCCCCGGAGTCGGGGGTCATCCTCCACACCGAGAACGGCATGCTCGGCATGGGGCCGGCGGCGACGGGCGACGCGATCGATCCCGACCTGATCAATGCCGGCAAGTTCCCGGTGACCGAGCTGCCCGGCGCCTCGTACTTCCACCACGCCGACTCGTTCGCCATGATGCGAGGCGGCCACCTCGACCTGTGCGTTCTCGGCGCCTACCAGGTCTCGGCAGCGGGGGATCTCGCCAACTGGCACACCGGCGAGCCCGACGCGATCCCGGCGGTCGGCGGGGCGATGGACCTCGCCGTGGGCGCCAAGCAGGTCTTCGTACTGATGTCGCTGTTCACCAGGACCGGCGAGCCGAAGCTCGTCACGGAATGCACGTATCCGCTCACCGCGCTGCGGTGCGTGGACCGGATCTATACCGACGTCGCCACGTTCGAGATCACCGGCGGGGACCAGGTCCTCGTCCGGGAGACGTGGGGGATCTCGTTCCACGAGCTCCGCTCGCGCGTCGACGTCCCGCTCACCGTGGCGACACCGTGACCACGCTCGTCAGGAGGTTGGAGAGCGACATGTCCACCAGGCACCTGTTCTACATCGGGGGTGCGTGGGTCGAGCCGGCCGCGCCGCGGACCTTGGGCGTCCTCGACCCCGCGACCGAGGAGACATTCGCGACGATCAGCCTCGGGACGGCCGAGGACGTCGACCGCGCGGTGGTGGCGGCGCGCGCGGCCTTCGCTGCGTACTCGCAGGTCAGCGTGGAGCAACGGCTGGAGTACCTCGAGCGGATCATCTCCGGCTTCCGGGCCCGGCTGCCCGAGATCGCCCGGACGATGACGCGCGAGATGGGGTCGCCGATCACGTTCTCGACGGAACGCCAGGCCACGGTGGCGCTGTTCCACTTCGAGGAGGCGGCCCGCGTGCTTGCGGACTACCGCTTCGAGGAGGAGATGGGAGCCGGGATCGTGCGGCGCGAGCCGATCGGCGTCTGCGGTCTCATCACGCCGTGGAACTGGCCGCTGAACCAGGTCGCGTCGAAGGTGGCCCCGGCCCTCTCCACGGGATGCACCGTGGTGCTCAAGCCGAGCGAGATCGCGCCGCTCAGCGCCATGGTGCTCGCCGAGGTCATTGACGACGCCGGGCTGCCGCCCGGCGTGTTCAACCTCGTCAACGGTGACGGTCCCACGGTCGGCGAGGCGATCGCGGCGCACCCCGACATCGACATGGTCTCGCTCACCGGCTCGACCGGCGCCGGCATCCGGGTCTCCAAGCTCGCGGCCGACACGGTGAAGCGCGTCGCGCTCGAGCTCGGTGGCAAGTCGGCCAACATCATCCTGCCCGACGCGGACCTGGAGTCCGCGGTCGTCGCCGGGGTGCACTCGTGCTTCACCAACGGCGGCCAGAACTGTCAGTCGCCCACCCGGATGCTCGTGCACCGCTCGCAGCGCGACGAGGCGTACGCCGCGGGGCGACGGGCGGTCGAGGAGGTCCGTCTCGGGGACCCGCTCGATCCGTCGACCACGATGGGGCCCGTGGTGAGCCAGGCTCAGCTGGAGAAGATCACCGCGCTCGTGCAGTCAGGGATCGACGAGGGCGCGACGCTCGTGGTCGGCGGCCCGGGGCGCCCCGACGGGCTCGACGAGGGGTTCTACGTCCGCCCGACCGTGTTCGGCGACGTCACGCCGCAGATGCGGATCGCGCGCGAGGAGATCTTCGGCCCCGTGCTCTCGATCCTGCTCTACGAGACCGAGGACGAGGCCGTCGAGATCGCGAACGACACGCCGTTCGGGCTGGCGGGCTTCGTGCAGTCGAAGGACCCCGACCACGCCCGCAGGGTCGCCAACCGCATCCGAGCGGGCCGCGTCTACCTCAACGGCGCTCCGTTCGACCGCAGCCTGCCGTTCGGCGGCTACAAGCAGTCGGGGAACGGACGAGAGTTCGGGCGGTTCGGCTTCGAGGAGTACCTCGAGGTGAAGGCCGTGCTCGGCTATCGGCAGTGAACGAGGGGACGACATGGTGAACCCCGACCACGGCGAGCGGCTGGCAGTCCTCCTGGACCGGGAGGAGCTCTTCGACCTGGTGAGGCGGGAACGCTTCGCCCGCGACCAGCGACTCTTCGACGTGATGCGTGACTGCTTCCACGACGACGCCTACGTCCGGACCACGTGGTACGACGGACGCGGCGGCGAGGCCTACGTCGAGGCGACGAAGACGTGGATGAGGCGGACAGGGAACAGCAAGCACTGGGTCTTCCCCGCCTACGCGCGGGTCGAGGGCGACCGGGCGACGGTCGAGAGCCCGGCGAAGATCTTCAACCGGACCACGGTGGAGGGAGTGGAGGTCGACTTCCACGCCTACTGCCGGTTCTTCTCACGTGCCGTTCGGGACGAAGGACGGTGGAGGCTGATGAGCTTCGAGGTCCTGCTGGAGCGCGACGAGCTGCGCCCCGTCCATGCAGGTGAGGCGCTCCCGGTGGACGTGGCCCAGCTCGCTGGGCTTCGGCCGTCATACCGGTTCCTCACCTGGATCCAGTCGACCCGCGGCGTGACGGTGAGTCAGGACCTTCTCGGCGACGACCGGCCGGCCGAGCTCGACGCGTTCCACCAGGGCGAGACCGCTTGGCTCACCGGCACTGGATAGCGGTCAACGCCGCGGACCCTGACTGACATATCGTCTGAGTCTCAGGCCGGGGTGTGCACTGGCAGGCCGAGCACGGGGCGTTCACGCTCGAGGACCTCGCGGCACGCGCTGGAAGAGGGGCGCCGCCTGCTCGTTCCCGCCGTCGTCGTGGCCCAGGCCTGGCGTGATGCCCGTCGTCAGGTACAGCTCGGGGGGTTCCT includes:
- a CDS encoding ABC transporter substrate-binding protein gives rise to the protein MKTRRTMQFVSGAVAVLCAAVTLSACGSDSGSDDSAESGELTSVNFAMASPSWNAGFAVMAVVEAEGFYEEEGLKVTTNLFPSATQAAQQVAGGGADLGLMTVEPVAIGHDKDLNLAYFGSYWPKWIYSLQVPAGSAVKSIADLKGKKIGVTAVASSGATFARTAIKLNGMDENAASLVPIGAGAQQINAIKSGQVDALALWDIQYQAVKNAGVTLTPLPIKETADAWGGGFATTRKNLDAKKDVLERFGRAVAKAFVFAKANPEAAIRDLWKLHPETRGSDPEEKALADGIKVLQVRLDGQGFDDKTLGRIDDAAFTRSLDFMASAGLIKKFPAKDIYTDEMFTAFNNFSYDDVIKRAESAG
- a CDS encoding LLM class flavin-dependent oxidoreductase gives rise to the protein MRLGVALDLSSQEPVRAQVDRTVTMLARAEQHGFDSTWVGESYHAAPQPFHLPSALVVLGHLAGRTSLALGSAVLLLRAYSPEKLAYEAALLDQLCGGKLTLGLGLGGPEVAQRAGLPASGPAGAAFDATLRLLRDAWSADASTGSPVAIPPPVRRGGPRILVGGKLAASARRAATLADGFYGATNYCDDLLIKQSAAYWSCRGGRPVGTGGVVATTRFCVVHENAATARELAARHLKAATDYYTERGSWMGADGPAELELPMVGTPDEIDATIARYVRAGVTSVQLRVAPFGTPRDVTRHTLDLVGRHVLPNWHDTTPPDRGQEVETTR
- a CDS encoding thiolase family protein, encoding MSNSFVYASVRTPFGRFNGALADTRTDDLAATALKALLDRSPDLDPSQVGDVFWGNANGAGEDNRNVGRMAVLLAGMPVSVTATTVNRLCGSSLDAAMMAARMIEVDDAEIAIAGGVESMTRAPWVLPKPSRRFPAGDVTAVSTTLGWRLVNERMPAEWTASLGECNEQLQEKFSISRERQDEFGARSHRLAAEAWEKGFYDALVVPVPGTDLVRDESIRADTSLEALAGLKPAFRPDGTITAGNCSPLNDGASAVLLGSASAAAAIGRDPVARIAGRGWAALEPQQFGYAPVEAGNDALERAGITWDDIGAVELNEAFAVQSIACVDAWLELGLRDAEVVNAKGGAIAIGHPLGASGGRILGTLAARLVESGERWGVAAICIGVGQGLAVVLENVA
- a CDS encoding 3-oxoacid CoA-transferase subunit A, with amino-acid sequence MTLLCTSADEAVSGIADGSTVLVGGFGTAGMPFDLIDALIRQGARDLTVVSNNAGNGDTGLAALLAAGQVSKIVCSFPRQTDSWVFDELYRSGKIELEVAPQGNLAERMRAAGAGIGGFYTRTGVGTLLAEGKETREIDGRTYVLELPIAGDVALISAHTADTLGNLVYRKTARNFAPVMATAATTTVVQVQHVVEPGALDPEAVVTPGIYVHRIVQVPS
- a CDS encoding 3-oxoacid CoA-transferase subunit B, giving the protein MSVVSPSIVEHTDRGPLGRDEMARVLAGDIPRRAYVNLGIGQPTTVGDHLPPESGVILHTENGMLGMGPAATGDAIDPDLINAGKFPVTELPGASYFHHADSFAMMRGGHLDLCVLGAYQVSAAGDLANWHTGEPDAIPAVGGAMDLAVGAKQVFVLMSLFTRTGEPKLVTECTYPLTALRCVDRIYTDVATFEITGGDQVLVRETWGISFHELRSRVDVPLTVATP
- a CDS encoding aldehyde dehydrogenase family protein, which codes for MSTRHLFYIGGAWVEPAAPRTLGVLDPATEETFATISLGTAEDVDRAVVAARAAFAAYSQVSVEQRLEYLERIISGFRARLPEIARTMTREMGSPITFSTERQATVALFHFEEAARVLADYRFEEEMGAGIVRREPIGVCGLITPWNWPLNQVASKVAPALSTGCTVVLKPSEIAPLSAMVLAEVIDDAGLPPGVFNLVNGDGPTVGEAIAAHPDIDMVSLTGSTGAGIRVSKLAADTVKRVALELGGKSANIILPDADLESAVVAGVHSCFTNGGQNCQSPTRMLVHRSQRDEAYAAGRRAVEEVRLGDPLDPSTTMGPVVSQAQLEKITALVQSGIDEGATLVVGGPGRPDGLDEGFYVRPTVFGDVTPQMRIAREEIFGPVLSILLYETEDEAVEIANDTPFGLAGFVQSKDPDHARRVANRIRAGRVYLNGAPFDRSLPFGGYKQSGNGREFGRFGFEEYLEVKAVLGYRQ
- a CDS encoding nuclear transport factor 2 family protein: MVNPDHGERLAVLLDREELFDLVRRERFARDQRLFDVMRDCFHDDAYVRTTWYDGRGGEAYVEATKTWMRRTGNSKHWVFPAYARVEGDRATVESPAKIFNRTTVEGVEVDFHAYCRFFSRAVRDEGRWRLMSFEVLLERDELRPVHAGEALPVDVAQLAGLRPSYRFLTWIQSTRGVTVSQDLLGDDRPAELDAFHQGETAWLTGTG